The following are from one region of the Deinococcus ruber genome:
- a CDS encoding GAF domain-containing protein, which produces MSEPPDVGSSALPPLSGSLQRVTEALAATTDQEAVFRTVLESAVSALNAVAGAVLLADETGRSLVVAATRGYEAQAQHLWHGGPLDSRTRGAVLERQQPMFFEHQDALIATFPELNARIGGVPVASALLPMFLDERPLGTLLLDFKEPHTFTLEEKRFLHILAAQCALAVGRAQLLRTFEARIDQVTRAYEAARQNAELLAALGDVLQRATRPDEIATFALSQLGPTLKALSMLVVYLDGQKMLPPILWGDTPATIADHMLQPGLSLQETPLLRRVLQEGRGLYLDNYWLDPDAVSSFPALAVGAEPIWLPGGRIGGFLVIWRPLSTGGWQSTEQEILRRASTTLGLALNRARQSETLKEQHSELAVRAQALEAFAVLSRDFTLEHDPLRLVGRAQELILSLLPQGVSTYYELHSELWHLRSHRGEFRDPALLEKLQGGLDRGSILNIERPYETRQPYYQNLFDSATTKVAREEFTAIQATAALPILVGNAVYGVLVFGFYQARAWSSSECAVLETAARSLGIALERSRTNVQLLQQRDALDLRSQELQAVNDELEAFTYSASHDLRTPVRHVMGFAELTQKALATARYDKADEYLEIIRQAAGRMTSLIDGMLVLSRSGRQELQLRSVDLTALVMQARRDVALEFAARPVTWNIGTLPHVYGDPAMLQQVLTNLLSNAVKYSAKREQSVVTIWADEHPAEWAIHVQDNGVGFDPAYATKLFGIFQRLHHERDFQGTGVGLATVRRIVLKHGGRVFAESQGDGGATFSFTLPRQPEAEL; this is translated from the coding sequence ATGTCCGAACCGCCCGACGTGGGCTCGTCTGCCCTTCCGCCTCTCAGTGGCTCTCTCCAGCGGGTGACCGAAGCGCTGGCGGCCACCACCGATCAGGAAGCTGTGTTCAGGACTGTGCTGGAATCGGCAGTGAGTGCGCTGAACGCGGTGGCCGGGGCGGTGCTGCTGGCCGATGAGACAGGCAGAAGTCTGGTGGTGGCCGCGACGCGGGGATACGAAGCGCAGGCGCAGCATCTGTGGCACGGTGGCCCGCTCGACAGCCGTACGCGTGGCGCGGTGCTGGAGCGGCAGCAACCGATGTTTTTCGAGCACCAGGACGCCCTGATTGCCACCTTTCCCGAACTGAATGCCCGCATCGGCGGCGTCCCGGTTGCCAGCGCCCTGCTGCCGATGTTTCTGGACGAACGCCCCCTCGGTACGCTCCTGCTGGACTTCAAAGAGCCGCACACCTTTACCCTCGAAGAGAAGCGCTTCCTGCACATCCTCGCTGCCCAGTGTGCGCTGGCAGTGGGGCGTGCTCAACTGCTGCGAACATTCGAAGCCCGGATCGATCAGGTCACGCGGGCGTATGAAGCGGCCCGGCAGAACGCCGAACTGCTGGCCGCCCTCGGTGACGTGCTCCAGCGGGCGACACGCCCCGATGAGATCGCCACCTTCGCGCTCTCGCAGCTCGGGCCGACCCTGAAAGCCCTGAGCATGCTGGTGGTGTATCTGGACGGGCAGAAAATGCTGCCGCCGATTCTCTGGGGAGACACGCCCGCGACGATTGCCGATCATATGCTTCAGCCGGGTCTGAGTCTTCAGGAGACGCCGCTGCTTCGCCGGGTGCTTCAGGAAGGGCGTGGCCTGTACCTCGACAATTACTGGCTCGATCCGGACGCCGTGTCGTCTTTCCCTGCGCTCGCGGTGGGCGCTGAACCGATCTGGCTTCCGGGCGGCAGGATCGGCGGATTTCTGGTGATCTGGCGGCCTCTGTCCACGGGTGGCTGGCAGTCCACAGAACAGGAAATCCTGCGGCGTGCGTCTACCACCCTCGGACTGGCGCTCAACCGTGCCCGCCAGTCCGAGACGCTGAAAGAGCAGCACAGCGAGCTGGCAGTGCGTGCCCAGGCGCTTGAGGCGTTTGCTGTCCTGTCGCGCGATTTTACGCTGGAACACGATCCGCTGCGGCTGGTGGGCCGCGCCCAGGAACTGATCCTGTCGCTGCTGCCTCAGGGCGTCAGCACGTATTACGAGCTTCACAGCGAGTTGTGGCATCTGCGGTCGCACCGGGGCGAATTTCGTGATCCGGCGCTGCTTGAGAAGCTTCAGGGCGGGCTTGACCGGGGCAGCATCCTGAACATCGAACGCCCTTACGAAACCCGCCAGCCGTACTATCAGAATCTCTTTGATTCGGCCACGACCAAGGTGGCACGCGAGGAATTCACAGCGATTCAGGCCACGGCGGCCCTGCCCATCCTCGTGGGCAATGCCGTATACGGAGTGCTGGTGTTCGGGTTCTATCAGGCGCGGGCATGGTCGTCGTCGGAGTGCGCCGTGCTGGAGACAGCGGCGCGGAGTCTGGGGATTGCGCTCGAACGCTCCAGAACGAACGTGCAGCTGCTGCAGCAGCGGGACGCTCTGGATCTGCGTTCTCAGGAACTCCAGGCCGTCAATGATGAACTCGAAGCGTTCACCTACTCGGCCTCGCATGACCTGCGGACACCCGTGCGGCACGTGATGGGCTTCGCCGAGCTGACCCAGAAGGCTCTGGCAACTGCCCGGTACGACAAGGCTGATGAGTACCTGGAAATCATCCGGCAGGCCGCAGGCCGCATGACCTCCCTGATCGACGGCATGCTGGTGCTGTCGCGCTCAGGGCGTCAGGAACTGCAGCTGCGGTCGGTCGATCTGACGGCGCTGGTCATGCAGGCCCGGCGAGACGTGGCGCTGGAGTTCGCGGCGCGTCCAGTGACATGGAACATCGGAACGCTGCCGCACGTGTATGGCGATCCGGCCATGCTGCAACAGGTGCTGACCAATCTGCTGAGCAACGCGGTGAAATACTCGGCCAAGCGCGAGCAGTCGGTGGTGACCATCTGGGCAGACGAACATCCGGCAGAATGGGCGATTCATGTGCAGGATAACGGCGTGGGCTTCGATCCCGCCTACGCCACAAAGCTCTTCGGGATTTTCCAGCGCCTGCACCATGAGCGCGACTTCCAGGGCACCGGTGTTGGACTGGCGACCGTTCGGCGTATCGTGCTGAAACACGGCGGGCGGGTGTTTGCGGAAAGTCAGGGCGACGGCGGGGCCACCTTCAGCTTCACGCTCCCCAGACAGCCGGAGGCCGAGCTGTGA
- a CDS encoding DUF4384 domain-containing protein: MKSLLPLSLALGLSVAAAAPKITAQSIIVNPVKADAQVSVWTDRDPTGKKTPDYVTGDKIRLFVSVDQDAYVYLFSVEADGSIDQILPNAYNSGANFIKAGVVKSFPGTNDTFTYNVAGSLGITKVLAIASTTKLDLATLSAYKSNEKFAAVKVKGQQQLAQALSIVVSPVPQKTWSSDVAFINVVAKPDTQTAATPAATNTNTSTTTTTTTQTTTITLQPYTGATYARPVTVQNGAGYVFHSDTQVETLLKYYSGQLVNMGYAQDDQTITGTSAIAHFSGDMGKAVLNIKNTSGRVEVSVVRTN, encoded by the coding sequence ATGAAATCACTCCTTCCTCTTTCTCTGGCACTGGGCCTCTCTGTTGCAGCGGCAGCCCCGAAAATTACAGCGCAGAGCATCATTGTCAATCCGGTGAAAGCTGACGCTCAGGTGAGTGTGTGGACTGACCGTGATCCTACTGGAAAAAAGACGCCGGATTACGTGACCGGTGACAAGATTCGGCTGTTTGTCTCGGTCGATCAGGATGCTTACGTGTATCTGTTCAGCGTCGAGGCAGACGGCAGCATCGATCAGATTCTTCCGAATGCGTACAACAGCGGTGCGAACTTTATCAAGGCTGGGGTCGTCAAGTCGTTCCCGGGCACCAACGATACATTTACCTATAATGTCGCCGGTTCGCTCGGTATTACCAAGGTGCTGGCGATTGCAAGTACCACCAAACTCGATCTGGCAACGCTCTCAGCGTATAAATCCAACGAGAAGTTCGCTGCCGTCAAAGTCAAGGGCCAGCAGCAACTGGCGCAGGCCCTCTCGATTGTGGTGAGCCCGGTTCCTCAGAAGACCTGGTCGAGTGACGTGGCCTTCATCAACGTCGTTGCCAAGCCCGATACGCAGACAGCCGCGACACCAGCTGCGACCAATACGAATACCAGCACGACGACCACGACCACCACGCAGACGACCACGATCACACTTCAGCCGTACACCGGGGCCACGTACGCACGCCCTGTGACTGTGCAAAACGGTGCGGGCTACGTATTCCACTCGGATACCCAGGTCGAGACGCTGCTGAAGTACTACAGCGGGCAACTCGTCAATATGGGCTACGCTCAGGACGATCAGACCATCACCGGAACCTCGGCCATCGCGCACTTTTCGGGCGATATGGGCAAGGCCGTGCTGAACATCAAGAACACCAGTGGCCGCGTCGAGGTCAGCGTGGTGCGGACCAACTGA
- a CDS encoding Brp/Blh family beta-carotene 15,15'-dioxygenase, giving the protein MKATPSLPGRPPLGTFPLRLKAAEGVPVVSLLLLLVVWNVAPGVLERAVYVPLLVSTVLFGIPHGALDHRLPIRLGWGWAQTAWGIGGYITAYALGAALTFSVWWLAPHVIFWGFLLLSLLHWGQGDLYHLEVFQGRRRAGFWSAPLTLLTRGSLPILLPLLVFPDWFARLAAGIDRVVGRSGPVGPLLPPGVGLGLTAVFLGLLIAYVWDVLVSSRRPALELTETGVLLLVFSLVPAPLSIGAYFSMWHAWRHLQRLLDMPDTRKARGTSRVLRLVAELLPITVVALGLLLAVACWAAPRLLSVETFTALYLALIAALTVPHAVLVACMGLSRTTVPRSD; this is encoded by the coding sequence ATGAAAGCCACTCCCAGCCTCCCTGGTCGTCCTCCGCTCGGTACGTTCCCCCTTCGGCTGAAGGCTGCCGAAGGCGTGCCGGTCGTGAGTCTGCTCCTGCTGCTGGTCGTATGGAACGTAGCGCCAGGGGTGCTTGAACGGGCCGTGTATGTGCCGCTGCTGGTCAGCACCGTGCTGTTCGGTATTCCTCACGGGGCCCTGGATCACCGGCTGCCGATTCGCCTGGGGTGGGGGTGGGCGCAGACCGCGTGGGGCATTGGCGGGTACATCACTGCCTACGCGTTGGGTGCCGCGCTGACATTCAGCGTGTGGTGGTTAGCGCCGCACGTCATCTTCTGGGGGTTTCTGCTGCTTTCGCTGCTGCACTGGGGGCAGGGAGATCTGTACCACCTGGAAGTCTTTCAGGGGCGACGCAGGGCGGGGTTCTGGAGCGCGCCGCTGACCCTGCTGACACGCGGCAGCCTCCCGATCCTGCTGCCCCTGCTGGTGTTTCCCGACTGGTTCGCACGGCTCGCCGCTGGCATCGATCGAGTCGTTGGCCGTTCCGGTCCAGTCGGCCCGTTGCTGCCACCGGGCGTTGGGTTGGGGTTGACGGCCGTGTTTCTGGGCCTGCTGATCGCCTATGTCTGGGACGTCCTGGTATCGAGTCGTCGACCAGCGCTGGAACTGACCGAAACGGGCGTGCTGCTGCTGGTCTTCTCGCTTGTTCCAGCGCCCCTGTCCATCGGCGCGTACTTCTCGATGTGGCACGCCTGGAGGCATCTCCAACGTTTGCTGGACATGCCTGACACCCGCAAGGCTCGCGGAACATCCCGGGTACTTCGTCTGGTGGCCGAGCTGCTGCCCATCACGGTGGTGGCGCTGGGTCTGCTGCTGGCGGTGGCGTGCTGGGCAGCTCCGCGCCTGCTGAGTGTCGAGACGTTCACTGCTCTCTACCTGGCGTTGATTGCGGCTCTGACGGTTCCCCATGCCGTGCTGGTCGCGTGCATGGGACTCAGCAGGACGACCGTGCCCCGAAGTGATTGA
- a CDS encoding SBBP repeat-containing protein: protein MTTCSRTRPALLAASLLFASSPAVHATPTSGAGAAFTPLWAHSIGSGADDTVRGLARDSQGNVIVAGSVGGDFFGVPVGRGGYVQKLSESGKVLWTARVGTAQDDDLFGLTTDAAGNIYVAGRTAGEFLPGQSAGSDDAFVAKLTPAGKIVWVKQFGTPDDDDAHAVALGPDGSIYVMGQTRGTLPHNTAGGGLDTFVARLSGTGEVQWMQQFGDEYNEYATGVAADGSGHVYIAGTTVTDRLGASNGFVIQLGVDGHPTWAKQYGTRGQTSVNALAVRGNTVALVGDTTGTLPGAQASGDGSDLDAFVMDVSADGAMRWIRQFGSADRDGALGVSLAADDTVTVTGYVSGPVFDQKTQGEDDVFVSQYSAKGERRWTRTFGTPRSDLGYMVLTANDDLFVAGTSDGPITGKPVAGAGDAFVVRLPLKASPAH from the coding sequence ATGACGACCTGTTCCCGTACCCGGCCCGCCCTGCTCGCCGCCTCGCTGCTCTTCGCCTCCAGCCCAGCCGTTCACGCCACGCCAACGTCGGGTGCGGGCGCGGCCTTCACCCCCCTGTGGGCGCACTCCATCGGCTCGGGTGCAGACGACACCGTGCGTGGCCTCGCCCGCGATTCGCAGGGCAACGTCATTGTTGCCGGCTCGGTGGGCGGCGACTTCTTCGGAGTGCCCGTGGGACGCGGAGGCTACGTGCAGAAGCTCTCGGAGTCCGGCAAGGTACTGTGGACGGCCAGGGTCGGAACGGCGCAGGACGACGACCTCTTTGGCCTGACGACCGACGCGGCGGGCAACATCTACGTGGCGGGCCGCACGGCAGGCGAGTTCCTGCCCGGACAGTCGGCTGGCAGCGACGATGCGTTCGTGGCGAAGCTCACCCCCGCAGGGAAGATCGTGTGGGTAAAGCAGTTCGGTACCCCCGATGACGACGACGCCCACGCGGTCGCCCTGGGTCCGGACGGTTCGATCTATGTGATGGGGCAGACGAGGGGAACCCTGCCGCACAACACCGCCGGGGGTGGACTGGACACCTTCGTGGCCCGGCTCTCGGGGACCGGCGAGGTGCAGTGGATGCAGCAGTTCGGTGACGAATACAACGAGTACGCAACCGGCGTCGCCGCAGACGGCTCGGGCCACGTGTACATCGCCGGAACCACCGTCACCGACCGGCTGGGTGCCTCGAACGGATTTGTGATTCAGCTCGGCGTGGACGGCCACCCGACCTGGGCGAAGCAGTACGGTACACGTGGGCAGACCTCCGTGAATGCCCTCGCGGTCCGGGGAAACACGGTGGCCCTCGTGGGAGACACGACCGGCACGCTGCCCGGAGCGCAGGCGAGCGGCGACGGCTCAGACCTCGACGCCTTTGTCATGGACGTGAGCGCAGACGGAGCGATGAGGTGGATTCGCCAGTTCGGCTCGGCAGACCGGGACGGCGCTCTGGGCGTCAGCCTCGCTGCGGACGACACCGTGACCGTCACAGGGTACGTGAGCGGCCCCGTGTTCGACCAGAAGACCCAGGGTGAAGACGACGTGTTCGTCAGCCAGTACTCTGCGAAAGGAGAGCGGCGCTGGACGCGGACCTTCGGCACTCCACGGTCCGACCTCGGATATATGGTCCTGACCGCGAACGACGACCTTTTCGTGGCAGGCACCTCAGACGGCCCCATCACGGGAAAGCCCGTTGCCGGGGCAGGAGACGCCTTCGTGGTCCGTCTTCCCCTGAAGGCCAGCCCAGCACACTGA
- a CDS encoding bacteriorhodopsin-like: MILVRIAPLLVLLSGLGLAQNVAPATLTSGQFSTVYNFFSFAIAAMGAAAIFFFVSRSEVGPKYRIAMLVSGLVVSIAGYHYLRIFNSWDAAYTLKDGAYVFSSHPFNDAYRYVDWLLTVPLLLLETVAVLALPAVQSRSLIWRMVIASALMIALGYPGEIGSLTARFWWGLASTVPFVYILWLLWGELGRAAARQKPKVQLYSRNMKLLLLFSWGVYPVAYALPMLGITGGDAVIGVQIGYTIADVLAKPIFGLLAYAIAITKTRQDLGLSEDDDLISTPPVVAGLKSSAAD, encoded by the coding sequence GTGATCCTTGTTCGTATCGCGCCCCTGCTGGTGCTACTTTCTGGCCTTGGACTGGCCCAGAATGTAGCGCCCGCCACCCTGACGTCGGGCCAGTTCTCGACGGTGTACAACTTCTTCTCCTTTGCCATCGCGGCGATGGGAGCCGCCGCGATCTTTTTCTTCGTTTCCCGCTCGGAGGTTGGCCCGAAATACCGGATCGCCATGCTGGTGTCTGGCCTGGTTGTCAGTATTGCCGGCTATCACTACCTGCGAATCTTCAACAGCTGGGACGCAGCGTATACCCTGAAAGACGGTGCCTACGTCTTCAGCAGCCACCCCTTCAACGACGCCTACCGTTACGTCGACTGGCTGCTTACCGTACCGCTGCTGCTGCTTGAAACCGTGGCGGTCCTGGCCTTGCCCGCCGTTCAGAGCCGCAGCCTGATCTGGCGGATGGTGATCGCGTCCGCGCTGATGATCGCCCTGGGATACCCAGGAGAAATCGGTTCACTGACCGCCCGGTTCTGGTGGGGTCTGGCCAGCACCGTACCGTTCGTGTACATTCTCTGGCTGCTGTGGGGTGAACTGGGCCGCGCCGCTGCCCGCCAGAAGCCGAAAGTGCAGCTGTACTCGCGCAATATGAAGCTGCTGCTGTTGTTCTCGTGGGGCGTGTACCCGGTCGCCTACGCGTTGCCGATGCTCGGCATTACCGGCGGTGACGCGGTGATTGGCGTGCAGATCGGCTATACCATCGCTGACGTGCTGGCAAAGCCGATCTTCGGATTGCTGGCCTATGCCATCGCGATCACCAAAACGCGCCAGGATCTGGGACTGAGTGAGGATGACGATCTGATTTCCACGCCGCCTGTGGTCGCAGGTCTCAAGTCCAGCGCCGCCGATTGA